The Rhinolophus ferrumequinum isolate MPI-CBG mRhiFer1 chromosome 21, mRhiFer1_v1.p, whole genome shotgun sequence region GTGAAACACACACGAGATGGTGAAgactgaatgagaaaaagaatatacactatctcaataattttttatacTGGTTACATGTTGAGATGATGGTATTTTGGATAtagtggattaaataaaatgttataaaattattgtCGTCTgcttctttttttggtttttgcttgtttgtttgtttggtggtggttgttttaaagtggctactagaaaattgaTCAGTACATAGTGGGGCTGCCCTTACTGGACAAGACCGGTTTGAACCAGGGAGTGGGCGGCAGGTCAGCCTGTGGCCTGGCGCCACCTGGTGGTGAGCATGGGGAAGGCGGGCTGTGGGCCCCTTACCGTTGACCACGATGGTGAGCAGACAATCGAAGAGGGGCTGCAGCCTCTGGTGCCCGCTGGTGATGATCTTGTGGAATACCTGTGCGGGGAGGCCGAGGGGCAGCCATGGGGTCCCCTCCACCTCCAGATTCAGCGAAGAGGACGTCACCCCCACGCCTCCAGGTGCCCCCTTACCACAATGAGCAGGTCGGCATGGGTACCGGTGAAGACGGGGATGTCCATTGGCACGCGCACTGAGTAGGGTTTGTTCAGCCGCACCCCAAAGTTCCGCTCCCCGCTCAGAAGCAGCAGGATGAAGACACCAATGTGCATCAGGCCCACCCGAGCTGCAGCAGGTGGCATGGGAGGGGTCACCACGccgggtggggagggaaggaagggcgACCAGGGCAGGGACCCATTTTGGGCGCGGCGGAACTGAGAAAAGCCCTTCCTGGGAGGTCAGGGCACCAGATCTGAGCTCCTGGGAGGGGGACAGACTAGCTGGCCCTGCCCCTCTTCCAGGAACCCCCCATTCTATGCCCCCCAGCTGTGTCCCCCATCCTATACCCTCCCCAGCTTACACTGATCTGCTCGAGCATCATTAAGGAAGTAGAGGATGGGGACCAGGATGTCCAGCACGTCACTGCTCTTCAGCACAAAGAAGAGGAatttctggggggaggggaagggaacaggTAGGCGGGTCAGAGGGAGGGGCAGCTCtgccccaccctctccccttcctgggaGTCTCCCCAGACCTCGGGCTATGCAGAATGGCCTCTCCCCATTTAGGGGCAGACCAGTGCCCCCAGGCTGGGCCCCTGCAGCCAGCCCACCTTGTTGAAGTCACAGAGCTTCCAGAAAAGGACTAGCAGCTCCTGGTGGAACTGGATCTTCTTGGTGGAGTTGGGCAGGTAGGTCTGGAGCAGGGGGTTGGAGAGCAGCCGGGCTATGCCCTTGAGGATGAACTGGAagtcctggggtgggaggggaacaGGGGCCTGTCCAGTCCATCTCCCTGCAACTCCAGCTTCTGGGGCCAAGCCCCCCACAAATGCCTCCTCACTCCCCCAGAGCCTGACCCCACCCTGAGAGTCTGAGGGGCCCAGATTCCAACGTCATCAATAGCTGTCTTGGGGGAAGCCCCTCGGGAAGGTGAGTCCAGGGCTGGCCTGGAGGCGCCCCTTCCCCTCCGCCAAGAGGGgtcattcactgagcacttactacaccCTGGGATGTGCTCTCAATTAATCCTCACGGAAGCAACTACTGTTCCCACAGCTACAGCTGCAGAACTACTGTTCCCACAGCTACAACTACTGTTAAAGCTGCAGAGCTTAGAGCTTTGGAATCTCATAACTGTGCACCCAAAGTCACAAGACACATCAACTTGGGTCTCCCTGGCCTTTAAGTCCACTGTCATTTTGAAATGACCTCCCCGGACATTGGGAGAAACTTGATGCTAGagcacctcctcctggaagcctttccAGTTATGGTCACCCAGTTCAGGGCATCAGCCCTTTCCAGCATCTCAAAACCGTCTCAATCCTACTGTCACTATTTTACCTTGAGTAGCCCTGAGTCCATGGGGACCATGGTTCCTTTATGTAGGGGTCAGGACTCCCCCACCCATCTCAtctgcctcccctcacccccctgCAAAGCTATAATCGCTGTGGGATGGGCAGCTAGAATCCACCAGAGCAAGAGCAGTGTTCGACTCACCTCCTCGCGGTGGATGCGGGACAGGTAGTTCACAAACAGGTTCTCGGGCCCTGGAGGCTGCCAAGGGTGGAGCGGGGGTGAGCAGGTGCCCCTACCCTCTGCCCCTACCCAGGCCTAGGTGCTGGCAGCAGTGCCTCCTTGACCTCAGATAGCCCCAGGCTCACCACTGGGTGGGTGCCCACTGGATACCCCTTGCCCAGCTCTGCTGGAGGGAATGCCACCCACCCAGAGGCCGGCAGGACCCCTGCTCTCGCCCTCCTGTCCTTACGTCAGCATCATCCATGGCAGTGCCTGTGGTGGTGCCATCCACTGTGGGGCTGGTGCTGGTGGCGCTGTCATGGTCCAAGGTGACGATGAGCACCTGGACAGCCTCCTCCACCAGGGGTTCCCGGTAGTCGGAGAAGAGCAGGTGGTTGTAGGGGATCCCGTAGCCCACAGGGTCATAGGCACACACGGTGTTGAGGAGAGAGGTGAATAGGGGCAGGGCGTGTCTGCAGTGGGAGAGGAGCAGCGGGGCTGCAGAGATGCCACCGGGCGCTCCGTCCATCCACCCCAGCCACATGGAAGGGTCAGCCACCCCCTCACTCAACACATGGTtctgccaggcctgggctggggctgggggctggggagcagaATCAGGAGCTCATCCCTTCCTGAGTAGGACTCCTGCTTGTGCTTGCCTGCATCGGGGACCTGCACCAGGCTGGGCTGAGGGCAGGAGGAATTTATTACCAAGAGTAGGAGGGCCAGTCAGGAGCGGCTCTTTGGAGGAAATCATGTCCACACCCCTTCATTTCCCCCCAGAGGCGAAAGCCTACccttcttttattagttttttaaatgactattttgtagAGGTTCATAGCAAAACTGAGGGAGGTACAGAGACTTGCCACATACCCTctgccccacacatgcacagactcCCCCATTTTGTTACAATAGATGAATCTACGTGGACACAACATAACCACCTAAAGTCCAGAATTTCCTCATAGATCACTCTTGGCTGGGACAAGTGTATAATGACATACCCCCAGGTTTTTGAGGGGCACGTACCCTCCCTCAGAGCTTTAGGGAAGGGGCTGGAGGCCCACAGGGAGGTGGGCTTCCCTTCAGGAAACGGAGCACACGCTCAGTCCCCTAGATCCCAGGCCACAGAATGACTCCATTCTGAGATCTGTAAGATGTCAGGGTTCAAGCTCCTCATcttacggatgaggaaactgagaccccgAGAGGTTAAGTGAGTGGCAAGGTGTGGCCGTTTGCCTGATAAGCCTGGTGAGAAAGAAAACTCTGGCCAGCTTTCGACTGTGGCTGGTGGAAGGAGTCACCTGGGTTCCCTTCTCTTCTGGGAAGAAAAAGGTTGGGCGGGAGGCCAGGAAAACCTGCAGGATGAGGCCTGCCACGTGGGCATCAGAGTTTGGAAGTAAGAGTGAACCAGGACCCTTAGGAGCACTGACTCCTGCGCTGGGCACAGCTGGAGCTGCACAGCTGGAGTGCGTGTATCTGCTCCAAATACTCAATCCTGCCATGTGACACCTCGTTGTACCCATATGAGCCTCTATAGTCCATGAGCACCCCATTTCAGCCGGGGATTCCCCATTCTTCAGGGTGTTCATTATGTCCCCTCCCCAACCCACTGTCTAAACTGCACTGCTTAGACAGTACAAGCAACTTGTTGCTCCTGAGAGCTTAAAACGTGACTGGTCCGAATTGAGATGTATCGTAAGTGTAAACTACACATCTGATCTTGAAACCTTAGCATGAAAAGGGAATGTAAATCATCTCAAAAAATTTacatattgattacatgttacaTGCTAATATTTTCAATATAGAATATATTGGATTATGTtgaacatattattaaaattaatttcacctgttttgtttttacttttttactgttgacacaagaaatgtttaaattgcaaatgtggcttgcattatatttctattagatgAAGGACCCAGGCACAGGTCCCCCAGAGCCCCGCAATGGGACATTGGACAGCGCTGGCATAAGGTGTGGCAGTCTAGTTACAGGTCATCACCACCAGAGGGCAGCATCTCCCCTCAAATAGTAAGACTTAAGGCTGGAGAGTGGCCTCAGCTCTGAGCTGCCTGGAACAAGAgggaagagaatggaaagaaaggcCAGGCGCCCCTCACCTGTTCTCCGTGGAACAAAAGAACTGCACCCACGGGTTGGTGCTGCCACTGTCCGGAGCCGGGGGCAGGTACATGGCCTCAGAGAAACACGTCAGCAGCAGCTTAAGCAGCTCCATCCTTGGGGAGGGATGATTATCGGAGGGGGTTCAGTACCTGAGGACCTCAGTTCTCCTCTAGGAgggcccctctgcccagccccagctcaagtccatgaaaagaaatgacctcattttatcCCTGTGAGGCTAAAGTTGGGTCATGAGTGGGCAGGGTCTCTGTAAGAACCCAGGCATGTTTCCCTCTCTAAGCTGTTCAGGGGCAGGCCTGGGGTCCAGCTATGCCATGGGCTCTGGGCCCAAGAGAGCTCACCGGTTCATGTCGTGGATGTAGTTGGGCTGGGGAGAGTGGGCGAAGCCCACGCCAGCCTCCCAGATGTATTCACAGCTATCTAGGGAGTGGATGTCCTCCGCTGAGTCCTGGGGACGGGGTCAGGGAGAGATCAGGCTGGTGGTGGCCAACCCAAGCCCCCTGCCATTCCCAGGGGTAGATACCGTCATATTATCCCAAAACGCCCCAGGTGCTAATGCCCAAGGGAAGAAATGAACGTTCTCAACCTCTTAAAACCTCATATTTCTTCAGTCTAGTTCTTTTACTTGCTCAGTCTAGTTTGAGACAGGTGGAgagagccagggagggaggggaatggAATTGGGTGCCCCTGGTGGTACGTGGAAGTGAAGAGCAGAGAACACTCAAGGTCGAGTCCATGGGCCCACGGCAAGGGAAAGGGCCAagccccacaccccacccaccacccaggCAAAGACAATGGGAACCTGTGCCCAGCCTCCCGGATGCAGGGGGCAGGGCCAGGCACCATCTGGCTCCTCTCCAGCTGTGCCAGCCGCCACCCCCTTCCCGGGACCAGGCGTGCCAGGCAACCCAGCCTTCCCCGaacagcctctgccctcacagcATCCTGCCCAAGGGAACTTCAAccagccccagcccaggaccAGAGCCCTCCCCAGTCcaggggtgggggtcggggggctCTCACCACAGTGCTCCTCCGATGGCTCTGGACAGTGAACTCTGGGCAGAAGAGCAAGTCGGCGACGGCCAGGAGCAGGGACTCGGCCAGGGGGCGAGCATTCTCGTCGTCGTCCTCTCCCTGCTTGGGACAGAGCACCCAGAGGCCAGCTCAGTGGTAGCTGGCCAAGGAGAGGTGGCCCCAGGACCTAGGGGGCGGGTGGAGGATGGGGTCTGAGCCCAGGCAGGCTCTGTGGGCAGAGGGAtgaaggaagaggcaggagaaggaaaaggaagtggaCTCCCAATCACCCCAAACCTCCCAAGGCAGAAGGGGACATCGTGGTGAATGGAACCGGGAACAATGAGGAAATCTCCCATTGACTGGGAGGGGACAGGCCGTATCCCCTAAACTCTGGAGCCTCAGCCCCTAGGCCAGGTGCCTAGAGATAAAcccagggagggggtgggtgaGAGAGGGAAAGCTCTCTGCCTGCTCCCATCTTTGCCCAGCTGGAGGAGCAGGGACCCCTGTGGGAGAGGAACCCAGGGCTCAGGTTGCAGGAGTTGAGCCCCACGCCTCCTCCCCTGCACTTCCTAAACCCCAGGAGAGGTTTGGAGGAATgtgactggacctggacctggtcttctctctccctgtccccacaACTCCACCTcccaccagccctgcccagcccagcccacagacCCCTCCACGCCCTGCCCCGGGCACTGTAGACCAGAAGAAGCCCCTCCAGTCGGGGTCCTCAAAGATGTAGGGCAGCACTCGGGTGAGAAGCCGGCTGCAGTTCAGGACAATTTGCTTCTCCTTCTCCGAATGGCAGCCGCTCTCGGCTCCCTGCACCAGCTTCTCGACAGCCTGTGGGATGGAAGGTTGGGGAGTGGGGCCCTGGCACTTGGGGTCAGGATGGGCACCCCAGGCTCCAGAGGGGGAGAGGCAGCAGGGCCCCAGGTAGAGGCTCTACCCCACAAGGCTACCCCTCCACATAGGGTCAGCCAGCCCAGGTGGACGGGACGTGGGCCAGAGAGCAGCCTAGACCATCAAGGAGTGAGAGCCCAGCCCACCCCTCACTAGCTGAGACCTTGCTAAGTGACCACccgtgagcctcagtttcctcatctgtaaaatggtgacacTAATAGTACCAACAGCAGAGGGTGAGCTAAATGAGCTGACCTGTGGAAAGTATTCAGCAAGGTGCGGCCCGGAGGAAGTCCTCACAAATGGCGGCTGCCATGATCACTTCCCCAGAACCCAGAGCCCAGGGGGACCAATGCGTGAAGCCTCAGGACTGCCCACACCTGGGTGGGTGGGATGTCCAGGGTGCCTGCCTTCTGAGACCACAGGGCTAGGCCAGCTTCAGCCTCCCTAAAGGGGGTGGTAAATGGCTCAGCTGGGAGTAGCCGTAAGGAGCTGGGCACCCCTCACCTTGTAGCACAGAGTGGCCAGGTTGGAGGGTGACTCCTCCCGCACGGCCCGGATCTCTGCCGCCGGCACCAGTGCAAAGACATCCTGTACTGAGGTGGCTGTGTTTGCCCAGAATTGGTCCCAAAAGGCGTCATCAGTGGCTTCCACGGGCTGTGGGAGAACCCAGTGTCCAGAGTTGCACAATCCCTTACCAACAGGCCCAGTTTGCCCAACCTTGTGCCAAGGAAGCCTCCGAGAGGGAAGCCACGGCCCCTCTATTCCATCCTTGCTGGTGCCCAGAAGTATTCCTACATAGGGGTCAGCCTTCAGCCACTATGAGCCCCAGCCAGCACAGGCAGGATGGCGACACATGGCACGGATGGTCAGGGGTCAGCTGGGCACTGACTGAGTTCAGCAGCCAAAGCCCAATCCAGCCCCTGAGggactgtgtgaccctgggtaagtCACCCTCCTCCTTTGGCCAGGCCTCCTCACCTAGGGACTTCCCCAGGCCACACCACTAGGATAAGTGCCCAGCGACCAGACCAGGCTGCGCTCCTCCCTCTTGGAAGAAGACAAGAGCATGTGCTCGTTGCCAATCACCAGAGCTATCCCCCCGGCCACAGCCTCCACCCTTCCCCGGCACACCCAACAGATGTCAAATCTAAAGGAGCCAACCCCGCAGCTCTCTGACCGCACCTGCTCTTCCAGGTGCCTACCGGCGCTACAGTTTAGGTCACTCTTGCcagggccccacctccaaatttACCTCCTCAGTTCAGCCTCCACACTGCCCACAACCCACATTCAAAGCACAGCCCCAAAGGCATAGCTCCCTCAAAAAAGACTTTTAGGGCTCCCCACTGCCTGCAGGATTGAATCCAGACTTCAACCAGTCAGCCAAGATCTTACCTAAACACACCTACCTACGTGCATGCACATCTGCATTTACTATCCCTACGACACAACCCTGCCTTATCTTCCCTTTGTCTTTGCTCAGACTGTCCCCTCTTTCCAGCATGCCCACCCCTCCTAACACAATCCAAAGGCCCCCGGTCCTATTGAGGTAATATGTCTTCAACACATTTATGCCTTTTGAATAACAGAGGCAACCAGTGTGAATCATAAACTCCACTTCTAGAAATTGTCCTAAGTAAATGATCGGAGATGTGCCTGGATAAGGATGTTTACTCAAGTGTTATTATTGACAAAAGCAAAAAGTTGGGATGACCTAAATAACCAACGATCCGGGATGCTTAGAAAGCTAAGGTATCCCCCACAAAGAATGAAAGCCCAATAAAGGCTCAGGGTgtaaagccaaaaaagaaaaaaagaaaggaagtcaaGGCACATTCATACAATGACATAATATGCAGACACTAGaatcatgttttcaaagaatattaaagaatGGAAAATGCTTACACTGCAGTGTTATGTGAAAGACAAGATATAAAACTATGGGATGGTCACAATTTTGTGTGAAATAGTAAAAGCCTAGAAGAAAATGGCAGAATGTTAACAGCAATGATCTTTCtgggtggtttttatttttttctctattttactgtAAGCGCAGTAttaccattttttcccttttgcatgTTCATCTGTCGAGGGGCCAGGGTGTCCAGGTACTGTTACCCTTCAGAAAGCACTTCCTGCAAGAGACCTTCCCCATTGCTCCAATCAACCTAGGCTTTTCCCTTCTCTGAAAGGGCTGATAAAGGGCCCTGCCATCACTACCAATCCATATGTAATATATGCGTTACTCTTATCATCGGAAATAAATAGATATATTGTTAAGAAATAATTCAGTTCTCTGAAGCCACTTCTTGCAAGAAGTCTTCCGAGCGCCAGACTGAGGGGCTTGCTCCCACATTGGagccctgctcccacccctcaGGCACTCATCACAGTCCCTGATTCCATGGGTGTCAGTGTACTTACATCCAGGCCCCATGAGGCTACCAGCCCCTCTTCCCTGACCTCCCAATTGAGGCTTATAGCAGATGTTCAGCCAATATTTGTTCAGCTAAAGGCTCTAATTAGTCCTAGACAAGCCGTCAGCCCAGTCAGCTGAAGGCCAGCAGGACTGTTCAAATTTAGGGCTTGGGTCGCAGGCCATGCCGAGGGCCAGGTGTACCCTGGCCCACTCTCCAGGCAACGCCCCCATCTGAGCTTCAGGGCAGTGTGGTCTTGGCCCTCTGGACAGGCCTGGCACCAGGGCCTGCTCAGTTCCAAAACTGGTAGAGCGAGTTAGCTGGGGGAGAGGAACAAGGCCAAAggaggggcctgggctggggtttGCTGGCCCTCAAGCCCTTAGCCAGGACAGCTTCTGACACTCACTGGGGTCCAAGGGTATCATATCCCAGTGTGGGTGGCTGGGGGGGTGGAGAAGGACATCCCCAAAAACATGCAGAGTCCGCACCCCAATCTGGGAGCGCCTCTGGGAGCCCCTATCTCTATACTTTCCCCACCTCCCAGGTAGCCGTTACCCCCTTAAAGGGGCTAAAACTCATTAGAGCACAAAGTGGACTCACCTCTGACCTAAGTCGTCAGGCAAGTGTCCCCAGGGTAGCCCAGCCTGGAAACTAAGGAAAGTCCCAGCTATGGGAGCTGGCCTTGAACTTCAAGAGACTTTCACTTCCGCCAAATGGGCCTCCTCTCCTGGTCCCGCTGTGGCTTGGACACTTCAATTTGGTGACCATTACCTGACCATATCAGGTTAGCCTGATGCTACAGGTATTGGCCAGGATCACGGGGGCCTCTTAGGCTTCTGAGGGGCAGGACGTGGCTTAGCTCCTGCTTCAGTTACCCCAGCTGGGCTCCATCCAACCCAAGGAAGCTCTAAAATCTGAGCCAGTTTCTTCAAAAGTATTTTTGCTGGAGGTGGGCTGGTCTCCACAGACACTGAGCTACCCTGGTGGGAAACCCGGTATTCCTACCCTAGCTGTCAGGACCTGCTCAGGCCAGACCCCCCCACAGGCCTGGGGGACCAGCTGCACCTTTTGAACCtctctggggagaggagggaaggaccAGCAGTGCTCCAGCCTGCTAAAGGTGACCTGTTCTGGAAGACTGTGTTACCACAGCAGGACTGTGACCATGgtattcatacacacatacatgcacacacatgtaaaCATGGACCTACCAAGTCTCATCTGGCTGATGGCAGAGAACCTCCAAACAGCCAGGCTCTAAAAGAGGGTCTCAGGTCCATGAATGTGCCTCCTCCAGGGCCCCACCCACCTGGGAAAGGCTCAGGAAACACAGCCCAATCTGCTGGCCCTCAGGACCAAGGTcaggcccagcccagggcaggaagAAAACAGGATGCAGTGCAGGAAGGTCGGGAAGGCCCAGCAGAGACAGCTCGGGCCCAGGCCATGGCAAAGGAGCTGGGTCAGCTTGTCTGCTGCTCAGAGCAAAACTAAAACTCCGTGTTCACAGCACAGCCTCTGAGGACCTGGGACTGAGGACGCCCGGAATCTCCTGGGGGCCACTGAGTGGCAAAGTCTGCAATGATCACCTGGGATCTGCTCCTTACTCCCAAACTGTCCAAGCCAGGTTACTACACAGGGCCCGAGGCTTCAGGCCCTGGGGTTCTTTCCCTCCATGTGGCCCAGGGCCCCTCCCACCTGCAAGGTCCCAGAGCTCCCTGGAAGGAGGCTCAGGCTGGTCTCTGGCTCAGACCCTGTTCTAAGCCAACTCACTGTAATCAGGCTCCTCAGGGAAACTGGACAGCACCACCACAGTCAGCTCCATCACGGTATTTGGGGGAGAGGGACTGGAGCAGGTAGGAATCTAGTCCACCCAGATCCTCTGGGACCTAGCTGAGCTGGTCCTGC contains the following coding sequences:
- the HID1 gene encoding protein HID1 isoform X2, translated to MGSADSKLNFRKAVIQLTTKTQPVEATDDAFWDQFWANTATSVQDVFALVPAAEIRAVREESPSNLATLCYKAVEKLVQGAESGCHSEKEKQIVLNCSRLLTRVLPYIFEDPDWRGFFWSTVPGAGRGGGEDDDENARPLAESLLLAVADLLFCPEFTVQSHRRSTVDSAEDIHSLDSCEYIWEAGVGFAHSPQPNYIHDMNRMELLKLLLTCFSEAMYLPPAPDSGSTNPWVQFFCSTENRHALPLFTSLLNTVCAYDPVGYGIPYNHLLFSDYREPLVEEAVQVLIVTLDHDSATSTSPTVDGTTTGTAMDDADPPGPENLFVNYLSRIHREEDFQFILKGIARLLSNPLLQTYLPNSTKKIQFHQELLVLFWKLCDFNKKFLFFVLKSSDVLDILVPILYFLNDARADQSRVGLMHIGVFILLLLSGERNFGVRLNKPYSVRVPMDIPVFTGTHADLLIVVFHKIITSGHQRLQPLFDCLLTIVVNVSPYLKSLSMVAANKLLHLLEAFSTTWFLFSAAQNHHLVFFLLEVFNNIIQYQFDGNSNLVYAIIRKRSVFHQLANLPTDPPTIHKALQRRRRAPEPLSRTGSQEGASMEGSRPAAPAEPGTLKTSLVATPGIDKLTEKSQVSEDGTLRSLEPASQQSSADGSPAKEEPGQVWREQRRLSSASATGQWSPAPESSPGSRSCHCRPS
- the HID1 gene encoding protein HID1 isoform X1 translates to MGSADSKLNFRKAVIQLTTKTQPVEATDDAFWDQFWANTATSVQDVFALVPAAEIRAVREESPSNLATLCYKAVEKLVQGAESGCHSEKEKQIVLNCSRLLTRVLPYIFEDPDWRGFFWSTVPGAGRGGGEDDDENARPLAESLLLAVADLLFCPEFTVQSHRRSTVDSAEDIHSLDSCEYIWEAGVGFAHSPQPNYIHDMNRMELLKLLLTCFSEAMYLPPAPDSGSTNPWVQFFCSTENRHALPLFTSLLNTVCAYDPVGYGIPYNHLLFSDYREPLVEEAVQVLIVTLDHDSATSTSPTVDGTTTGTAMDDADPPGPENLFVNYLSRIHREEDFQFILKGIARLLSNPLLQTYLPNSTKKIQFHQELLVLFWKLCDFNKKFLFFVLKSSDVLDILVPILYFLNDARADQSRVGLMHIGVFILLLLSGERNFGVRLNKPYSVRVPMDIPVFTGTHADLLIVVFHKIITSGHQRLQPLFDCLLTIVVNVSPYLKSLSMVAANKLLHLLEAFSTTWFLFSAAQNHHLVFFLLEVFNNIIQYQFDGNSNLVYAIIRKRSVFHQLANLPTDPPTIHKALQRRRRAPEPLSRTGSQEGASMEGSRPAAPAEPGTLKTSLVATPGIDKLTEKSQVSEDGTLRSLEPASQQSSADGSPAKEEPGQVWREQRRLSSASATGQWSPAPEWVLSWKSKLPLQTIMRLLQVLVPQVEKICIDKGLTDESEILRFLQHGTLVGLLPVPHPILIRKYQANSGTAMWFRTYMWGVIYLRNVDPPVWYDTDVKLFEIQRV